A window of Rhipicephalus microplus isolate Deutch F79 chromosome X, USDA_Rmic, whole genome shotgun sequence genomic DNA:
TTGTGCCGCCACCCCAGCAGTTTACTCTCCAAGTCGCTGTCGAGAGGGTATAGCAGTCTCTGCTTCACAGCCAAGGCTATCATCAATAGACAGAATGTTAAAACCAGCAGCAATAGTAGTCAACTTCTTTTGACGTTCAGCTCTGGCTTGCTTGTCGTCTGCCACCCGTCGTGCAAAACAGCCGGCATTACTTGTGGCACTCAACTTCTGTGGTGGTGCTGCCATCCCTTGACTTGCTACCGACACCTGCAATTGGTGTGCTAATTTCCTTATTTCAGTGCTGCTGTGGCTGCCTGCCAAGGACGCGAGGCACTTGTAACACTGTTGCCACACTTCGTTATTTCCTCCTGCAGCCTTGAGAGGGAAAAACATTTAACAGTCAATACAATAGTTGAGAGTAATCCTTCTGTTAGATATGCTCCTAATATGCATATATGTAATAAAACTTCATCCCATTTTCTAAATTTACTCTTTTCTACTTTTTTTACCATTTTCTAAAATACTTTAGTAATAACTTGCACTTTAGCTTCAGCTGTACCCGTGATGCTATATGCTATGTACATATATGGTTATACCAGCTTGCAACCATAGAAACTTGCCGCCACACAAATTGCAGCCAGGAGAATATTCTGCGAACGTCCACATGGTGCTCAATATTGATAAAGAAACTtctacaaaaaaataaataaatgaatatcctatttgtttttttttctgtgtggtaTTTTGCAGGAGAACGATTAGAAAGTGGGTAATAGTTTTGTACTGCAAAGTGTTATATATGTGTAGGTGTACAGTCAAACTTTTCAACCTTGTTGAATGTGAGTCAACAGAATAAAAGAGGTTGGTTGTGTACAAATAAATATAAGTTTTCCATATTTGCAATTTTCCCTCTATACCCGTCTACTTTCCCTGCTCTCATTAAATTACATACACAATTTCACTACAGAATCCTTCTCAGTGAGCACCTTGGGTATGCCAATCCTCAACAAATATTTTCCTTGAGCTGAAAGCACATATGGCTATTCAGTACCTGCCAATCGCATATATACAAAGAAAACAGGAACGTACCGTGTCTTCTGTAGAGATCAGGAGGCTCAGAAGTGTAAGGCAAAATATGGTTGATTGCAAGACCAAACTGTCCATTTCAGTACTCTTTGATAGGAGGGTAACTCGATTTAACGTTTCCTAATAGAGCACAGCAAGAAATAGAAACCTTTATTATCTTTTGCGTAATTGCGCATATTAGGCAACATACTTACCACAACAAATTCTAGGAGAGAAGGGTTATTTTCTAAAAGTGTTTCAGACAGTAAATCAGCAAAGTTTTCAACGAGGTGCAGGAGCAGTAGGTTATCCTTAACTTCCTGTGAGTTGAGCTCATTATGTGATGCTGCAGGTGACAAAACTGAGTCATTTGTGCCTCCTGGCAGGTCTCCAATGGCCCTAGTCAGTTTCTGCAACAAATTGTGCAAGATGATCACAGTTTGACATTATTTCAACAAACAGGCCACAGTTAAAGCTGAAGATGTCACCAAGTATATATGGCTCTGCAAAAGCAACCGTCACCATGATGTTTCAGTGTATGCTATCCACAAAGAAAGATAAACATATTATTAGCACAAAACTGCACTTCACCAACTCAAATTTAGCTACCTATGCAAACACAGGTAGCTAAATCCAAGTTCACTAAGGCAATATGACAGGTTACATTACTCACTATAGAAGACATGGCTGGCTCATTTacaattttcttgcagaaaaTATAAAAGATGACCTTTGCCCCTTCCAAGATGTTTGTTCTAGCAAGTCTTTAAGACGTGGACCACTTACcttagagaaagaaagaaaatttcagTAACACACCGAGTCATTTGCCTCgagaactaatttatacaaaaATAGGTATGGGTATGCATAGAGTGCCTTTTAAGACCAAATTTAATGTTAAATAGTCTTTAAACAATTCATGAAGGGTTCATACATTATATGAATCATAATTTATTGAAAGCACAGACAAAGAATCAGGAGCAACAACTTGAAAATTCAGGGCCGAGAGTACCTGGTAAAAAATGAAAGGAAGCTATACTGGCTGCGTGtgcaacttcaagaaaaaaaatcatatgcaTAATATCTGCAGCAATCGCTGGCTGAGAAAATGAATGCAGTGGAATCTTGTTGATACGTTTTTCACGGGAACCAGAAAATAGATGTATGATGCTAACATCGTATTAACCAAAGAGGTTGGCCAGGAACAAAACtttttcattactttttttaGTTATAGATACAGCGATCTGGTACCAAATTTTAGCAGGCTGGTTATACACCAAAAAGTACAAACAATATAGAATATACAGGTTACAGGCATTTGCAAGAAAACACTGAAAGGAATAAATAATATAACACAACAAATTCATAACATATTGAGATGTTGTTCAGGCATTGCTAAAAATTCTGAGAAACAATTTCGGTATTAAGATTATTCCAGTCTGTTACAGTCCTAGGGAAAAAGGAATACTTAAAACTGTTATTCCTTGTGGTAAAGGGAACTATAGTTAGAGCATGTTTTTGCCTTGTTTGATAACCTGCTGAGTAAAAAAATAATTTGAAGTGTTGGCATTGTAATGACCATTTGAACAAGGTCAAATGAAAATATTAATCTGCCGACATGGTAGCACTCCGTCACCGGGGTAGTCCACTGCACTTAATTAGCTCGCTCATATCTAGATGTGTGGCCGTAGGAATTGCAAATAAACCGGACTAGCTATACCCATcgaagttttgttttattttctttaaagTGAATGAGTcccagatatttttatttatttatttacagtaccttatagagccctcgaggggcattgtgtaagggggcggtacagataatatgttagaaaaatacaTATACGTAATATCTACACGTACATAGGCAAATAttgaatataatagaaaatgcagttctacttatgaacatgtaagcaaaatgcaaactagaaaagtgagttacagtatgtgaaggtgaaatacaaaaaacaactattatgacagtaactacaaactagcaatagtgcaaaaacatcggcaacagtcctataaacactgatgattacgaagatgcgatggagcagtttttggtgcataagtattttttaagagtataatagaactttgtgtggtcttgttctgacgcaagatcatctggcaaatcattccacaaacgaatagctcttggaagagccgactggttgaaagcgttagtattgccgtacatgcatgataagctaaaggtgttatgtagtctgctcgaagttggatgtgctagattaaggtgaacagatggcatcatgctggtgtggatgagtttgtgaaatagtgataaaagtgagatgtcgcggcgaattttcagtggctcgagtgcaaggctatgtttaatctgtgttacgctggacgggtagctgtgattacgcgctatgaatcgactagctctgttctgtgtacattctaacttatctatgaggtattgttgatatggtgaccaaatggaggatgTGAGCTCCAGTTGAGGacggattagagcaagataagccagtttgcgcacatcggagggagcactgtatagatttcggcacagaaaatctaatgatcttgatgtgttggcacagatagaagtgatatgtgtggaccacgaaagtgtaggagttaagtttatgcctaggtatttgtaatgatcagCGCGTTCTACAATGCTCTTATCAATTTTGTATTGGCTATTAAAGTTATCACGTTTGTGACTAAAGGTGAttagtttgcatttggaaacattaagtgtcagctgccatgttttgcaccactcaATTATATGCTCAAGGTCTTTTTGAAGAGTTAGATGATCGCTATTGTTTCGAATGGGACAATAGATAAtgctgtcatcggcaaatatacgcatacatgaggataacttgtcaggcaggtcgttaatgtagatgaggaaaagtaagggaccaagaacactgccctgtggtacaccagaggaaacgtaacagagtgatgaagagtgattgttggcgatagtgaattgttggcggttagttaggaagtttctgagccatgttagcGTGAGTGAATCAAGTTTTAGTGATGACAGTTTTAATAGCAAGGGACAATGAGCAACAcgatcgaatgcctttgcaaaatcaagaaataaacaatctgtCTGTAGATTACTGTTCATGTTAGAATGTAGGTCGGTGGTGAACTCAGAGTTGAGTTTTGCAAGAACAACCCTTTCGGAACCCGTGCTGgtttgagaaaaagaaattgttagattctagatgcgcataaatgttagaagctatgatatgctcaagcatcttgcaacatatgcacgtcaaggaaatggggcgataatttccaggtgaacttttactaccacttttatgaactggcactaccttcgctatcttccagtcagaaAGCAACATTCCTGTAGCGAGCAACTgccgaaaaatgtgaaacaggatATTGCCAGACACATAAACAATGTTCTTTACATTTTTGAATTTATATCGTCAATACCAGAAGATAATGACATCTTCAGATTTTCAATAATTTTAACTATGCCTTCAATTGTGCTATCTATAGATGACATGAATGAGTAATCGTGTTCAACAATTTCTGGAAGATGAGCATGCTCGCTAGTAAACACGGATGAAAAGAATGAATTAAAGACATGAGGACAATTAGTGTCGGCAAAAGGAGTGTTATATGCATCGTGTAATGAAATGAAGTTATTGTCCCGATCAGGGCTtattactttccagaatttttcCGGATAAGATTTTAGGAGTGAAGGAAAATCCTGGAAATAGTATTTATTTTTCGCAGTTGTAATTTCATGGCAATATTTCTTTAGGCATTCCTCATATCTATCCCAAGACGTGTGTGAACGCAAATTTTTTGCAGACCGATAAAACCGCTTCTTTTTGTTGCTAAGTCTGCGCAAAGACTTGGTGAACCATGGATTAGTTTTATCATTCGTAATCGTTATCAACGGCACGTGTTTTTCTATTAGGGCTGAAATCGCATTCTTGAAAAGAACCCAGTTTTCCTCAACTGAGCGACTGTAAAAGGAAGGCAGCAGCACATTGTCAAGGAAAGACTCATGTTTCCTGTTAATGGTATCCTAATCGGCTTTATTATAATCTCTAATTTTCTTTGATTCGGTTTctgcaaaaggtggcaagatagaAAGATCAACTTGCAGCAGTTTGTGGTCACTAAAGCCATTCAAATAGTTTATGTGGTCTATAGTTTCAGGTGCAGTTGTAAGAACGAGGTCAAGTGTATTTGAACCGCGAGTTGAGTGAGTGACAACCTGAGCCAAACGAAAGTCTAAAGTTAAGTTAATGAAGTCAGTTGAGTACTTACAAGAAGATGACAGCTGCTCCCAGTCAATAAATGATAGATTGAAATCACCGAATAAGTAAACGATGCGAGCCTCACAGATTTCGATGGCAGAATTAATGCTGCTGCGTAACTCTTCTAAGAAAGAATGATGACAATTGGGAGGACGATAACAGCTGCCGAGCAACATCCTTGTGGAATGAATTGTGCAAACTACCCATATAACTTCAATATTATAATGGGAAGCGACGACATAAGACGTGATGGTTTTTTTAACAGCTATAAGAACACCACCACCCCTCCTGTCTGGACGATCGCTTCGATAGACGTTGTATCTGTTAGCATGCGTAAAAATCTAATTGTCATTGATGTCAGCGTTAAGCCATGTCTCAGTGAAGACAAGAATATCAGAAAGGCTATCATCGATATAAGATGACACTATTTCACGTTTGGATAAGATGCTTCTAATATTAGTGAATGATACTGTTAGTGATAGAGGAGTGCAAGGCTTATGCAGCTCTGGCTTCCTAAACGTTTGTACGTTTCCTTCTAGCTATCTGCCTGAGCGTATAACTGATGCATTACATTACAACAATGGTCGAATGTATGAATTGTATGTAAGGAAACGAACAGTAGGTGTAGATGGCTTCAATGTGCGTCTCAAGAAAAACAGTTTCTGCAAGGAACTAGAAACAACAGTACCTATGAGCTTATTCCAAGAAAAGTTATTAGTGATTTCCAGTACCTAATATTTGTACTCAGTTACTTCTAATAGTGATACACCATTCATACCATATGCATAATGAAGAGGTATTTTTTTGTTAGTAATTCTCATAtaaacagttttatcaaaattaattaccatttgccatttttcgcaccatgcAATGACCTTTGTCAGATCATTATTTAGACGCACTTGATACTTTTATATATAAAATATAGTCATCTGCATGAAGTTTCACACAAACAAAGTTTTGCCACAATGTAATTAatcaataataacaaaaaaggTGCTAAAAATGACCCCTGGGGGACACCCAAAACAACCTTGGAATATTTAGAAGAAGCATTGTTTAAGGCTACGAATTGGCGTCTGTCAGATAGGTAGGCTGTAATCCAAGCAAGTGTCTGGTCGTTTTTTTATATAATAACTTAATTTATAAATTAATTTATTGTAGGACACCTTGTCGAATTCCTAGCAGAAATCCATGAATATGTTTGCTTTGCTCCATTAATCGACAGTGCGAAGTTATGCACAGTTTCAACTAATAGAGTACATGTAGAAAATCTACGCCTAAAACCATGTTGCACATCTACGAGTACTTTGTGCTCTTCTCAGAAACTTAATATATGTTTACGAATTATGTGTTCCAAAATTTTACACAAAGTAGAAGTTAGTGATAGGGGTCGGTAGTTCTAAATGTATGATTTTTTGCCTTATTTGTTCAGAGGTTTGATTTTGGCTGTCCTTTAGTCATCCGGTAAAAAACCATCACCTAACGATCTGGTGAACACGAAATACAAGTATTCAGCACATTCTTCTGCATATCAGTTCAGAAACGCGTTTGGAATATCATCAGGTCCCGGTGGCTTTTTCATAAGGTTTAAGAGCAAATTATATACACAACTCTCGGAAATAACAACATCACATATTGAAGGAAGCGATACAGAAAAATTGGGAATGCAACCATTGTCCTTTGTGAATACCGACTGCAAAAAATTGTTAAAAGCAGAACTGCTgacagtttaatttttttttacacacTCAGCCACCTATCATGAGCTTACTAGTGGCAGAATATTTAGGAGTTATTTGGCACTAGAATATCTAAGGAGACGTTTGAATTAATGGAGGCAATAGTGTACTGAAATATTTTTCcttttcaaaaattattttcgtcTTTACTTCTTCGGAAGTTTCTTTAATGGAAACTTTAATGCTATATTtgttcttcatttctttttttcttgccttttcaGCCTTCCTTGCAATTGCAACACCACCCTGGAAGTCCATGAATTACCTTATACTGATTTTTTCACAATATGGGGCACAAAACACTGAGTTCACTCAAAGACATTATTTTTAAAGGAAAGTCATAAGTCATTAACAGAACAAGTACTGTTTTTCGAATCACCTAAGTAGAAGTTGTGCATATCTATAATAACTCATCATCACCACGAGGAAAATTTGGAAATGAATGTATGGTGTTCTGGCGGTAAAAGCAAATGTTCAAAAAACACAACAGGATCACTTTATAATCAGAAATGCCATTTGTGGCTTCACTGGTTATGTGACTTTAAATGTCACCACTTACAAAAAATACGTATAAAATTGACCCTGCGATTCCCTGCACTCCCATAGGTTTATCAACCATTTGCAACAAGTAGAATGTTAACGTGAAGTCCAACGTTGTGTTGCCATCAGCATTCGACGAATGCGATGAGAAGTTCTGCCAATCAACGTTAGTAAATTGAAGTCCCCTGCCAATATTAGGCGATCGTCTGTCCTCACATGACACTGTAAGTATTCCCACAAGTTTTCAAGGACCGCTACAGAGAGCTAGCAGGCCTATAAAAACGCCAAGGACAAAGCGGCCTTCGTTTATGTATGCCTACAGAGTACAGAATTAATGCATTGTGCGTCAGACATTATAGAAAATTGTATTGACGATTTAAACAAAATACCCATACCTCCATCTATTCTGTCATGATTGCCACAACAGACCTTATAGCCCTGAGGGACAGATTCACTATCAAATATTTTGCAGCTCAGCCAGGTCGCTGTGAGCATGGCAACGTCCGCATCATGCGAAAACAGCATGCCCTCAAGTTTTACAGCTTTATTAGCAATGCTACAACAATTTATGTTCAGGATCTTGAATACATGATGGCTGTTATTCTGGTGTCATTTTTGGTTCTTTGGAAACTTATACCTAAAGTTAAAATGTATTAAGCCCAAGACCGTATTATGCAGAATTGTAGCAATGAGATTCCACTGTAATAAAAATAAAGCATAGTTTTTAATTCAAATAGTGCTAGCAGATGGTACCACACTGCACCGAGTATGTTGCAATGAAgtgtttttatatttattttgatGAGAAAGCAAAGCCTACACATAAAAAATTTACTTAAAACAATAATACCCATTGGCCGAACGAAGAATTGACCAACATTTCGGATCGAATAGTGTGGCTCCCTGAGTGACAGAGTATGCTCCCCTAGTTATGTAGACTGTGGGATGAAGCTTTATTGCACTCCTGCTTTGATTTAATTTTTTTATGATGTATGATAGATGAAAAAGTATTTTAAAGGCTATTGCAAGATTATTTAGGCTCTAAATGACTAATTGGTCTGTGGATCAAAATATCATAGTAAAAATATTCTTGTCATAATTGGGGATTTTCAAATATTACCAAACCATGAGAAATAGGCAAATAACACCACAACTTCAGTCTAACATCAAGTACAATTTTACCTACATTTTACATACTAAGACATTCAAAATCGGAAGCTGCAAAAACAATATTTTCAACTTTCTTTGCGCCTTTCGCACTTACATTGAACTTCAATGCACACTTATTTTAGAGCATTGAAAAATTGTACTCTAATATAATagtatctggggttttacat
This region includes:
- the LOC119176112 gene encoding uncharacterized protein LOC119176112, whose amino-acid sequence is MNKIIFRVTCAIMGAMLEEQPQKTSSLVFSNVFRPLLICTCQQGGALKSNGIIASEEDLGNCIELTHKIVSCLDPNHPIIEAIVPVFPVIFEIAVCAENTVSYLRKPCEEVLCTVYHSQPSTTAIELLHWCLFKDTNHLPLATLRDDIAFVLGSCGGVEAIHRLSPMSNDDWLKWIDQAFLAASSVFQHGSLKESCTRFFMSLLKKLTRAIGDLPGGTNDSVLSPAASHNELNSQEVKDNLLLLHLVENFADLLSETLLENNPSLLEFVVETLNRVTLLSKSTEMDSLVLQSTIFCLTLLSLLISTEDTAAGGNNEVWQQCYKCLASLAGSHSSTEIRKLAHQLQVSVASQGMAAPPQKLSATSNAGCFARRVADDKQARAERQKKLTTIAAGFNILSIDDSLGCEAETAIPSRQRLGE